Proteins co-encoded in one Arthrobacter globiformis genomic window:
- a CDS encoding DMT family transporter, translating into MNLFVAALGVLGVASSGPLIAATLGATTVTALAIAFWRNAIAAAVMAAPTLIREPRRFGRIGRYEFRWSLVAAVALALHFACFITSLQLTSVAAATALVCLQSAWIAVIQLFRGVQHPWQVLLGLGFSLGGVVAITGFDLGASPDALLGDLLAMAGGLLAGIYTLAGGRARQSMTTGTYTSLCYGMCAVLVAVLAIFTHQPLTGFDAGGWLGILAITVCAQLLGHTAFNHLLATMSPLLVSMIILLEIPGAALLAAVFLNETLPAGTYAGLALILVGLTVVVAGQRNGKGGRGKPPEERPLAELGAD; encoded by the coding sequence GTGAATCTCTTCGTTGCTGCCTTGGGCGTCCTGGGCGTGGCTTCGTCAGGACCGCTCATCGCCGCCACGCTAGGCGCCACCACTGTCACGGCCCTCGCCATCGCTTTCTGGCGCAATGCCATCGCGGCAGCCGTCATGGCCGCTCCCACGCTGATTCGGGAGCCGCGCCGGTTCGGACGCATCGGGCGTTACGAGTTCCGCTGGTCGCTCGTTGCGGCCGTGGCCCTAGCCCTACACTTCGCCTGCTTCATCACGTCCCTGCAGCTGACTTCCGTGGCTGCCGCCACGGCCCTCGTCTGCCTGCAGTCCGCCTGGATCGCGGTCATTCAGCTATTCCGCGGGGTGCAGCACCCCTGGCAGGTCCTGCTGGGCCTGGGCTTCTCCCTCGGCGGCGTAGTGGCCATCACAGGTTTCGACCTGGGCGCCTCTCCCGACGCCCTGCTGGGTGACCTCCTGGCCATGGCCGGCGGACTCCTTGCGGGCATCTACACCCTGGCCGGAGGCCGGGCCCGCCAGAGCATGACCACCGGAACCTACACGTCCCTTTGCTATGGCATGTGTGCTGTCCTGGTAGCGGTACTGGCAATCTTCACCCACCAGCCCTTGACCGGGTTCGACGCCGGGGGCTGGCTGGGGATTCTGGCAATCACCGTGTGCGCCCAGCTCTTGGGACATACGGCATTCAACCACCTGCTGGCCACCATGAGCCCGCTGCTGGTGTCCATGATCATCCTGCTGGAAATACCCGGTGCGGCCCTGCTGGCCGCCGTGTTCCTGAACGAGACGCTGCCGGCAGGCACCTACGCCGGACTGGCGCTCATCCTTGTGGGCCTCACCGTCGTGGTGGCCGGACAGCGGAACGGCAAAGGCGGGCGGGGCAAGCCGCCCGAGGAGCGCCCGTTGGCGGAGCTGGGGGCTGACTGA
- a CDS encoding aminodeoxychorismate/anthranilate synthase component II — MSTAKILVVDNYDSFVYTLVGYLQELGAETTVVRNDDVTLAEAIEMAETRDGVLISPGPGSPSEAGVCIELIRWCGEKTKPMFGVCLGHQALAEAFGGTVTHAPELMHGKTSLVQHDGTSVFAGLPSPVTATRYHSLAAVRDTIPEILEVTAETASGVIMGLQHRTAPLCGVQFHPESVLTEGGYQMLGNWLESLGMKGAAARAAKLSPLIQH, encoded by the coding sequence ATGAGCACAGCAAAGATTCTCGTCGTGGATAACTACGACAGCTTCGTCTACACCCTGGTGGGCTACCTCCAGGAGCTGGGCGCCGAGACAACGGTGGTCCGCAATGATGATGTGACCCTCGCCGAAGCGATCGAAATGGCGGAAACGCGCGACGGCGTACTCATCTCGCCCGGCCCGGGCTCGCCGTCCGAAGCGGGAGTCTGTATCGAGCTGATCCGTTGGTGCGGCGAGAAGACGAAGCCGATGTTCGGCGTCTGCCTTGGGCACCAGGCGCTGGCGGAGGCCTTCGGCGGAACGGTGACCCACGCTCCGGAGCTCATGCACGGCAAGACCTCCCTGGTCCAGCATGACGGGACCAGCGTTTTTGCTGGCTTGCCCTCCCCCGTGACGGCCACGCGGTACCACTCCCTGGCCGCGGTCCGCGACACGATTCCGGAGATCCTCGAGGTGACGGCGGAAACCGCCAGCGGCGTCATCATGGGGCTGCAGCACCGCACCGCGCCTCTGTGCGGCGTCCAGTTCCACCCCGAATCCGTGCTGACCGAGGGCGGCTACCAGATGCTGGGCAACTGGCTCGAGTCGCTGGGCATGAAGGGTGCGGCCGCCAGGGCAGCCAAGCTCAGCCCCCTCATCCAGCACTAG
- a CDS encoding glycosyltransferase, whose protein sequence is MSPDRSAEDALTDTELRVSIVIPAYNEESVIRQCLIAAVYQSVPAHEIIVVDNMSKDRTASIVTQMQQEYPESPIILLRQDREQGLIPTRNFGMDNATGDILGRIDADSVVEPDWVEQVQKAFEDLSTSAATGPVVYYDMPMRRFGLKADDKMRQLMLKLAKHQYHFLFGSNMALRRSAWETIRSETCRDEKDEMHEDIDLSLHLADHDLKVQYWPQMVSGMSARRLEDSPRDYRYYVTRFDRTYKAHNVKKMALKAPMVVFFSVYFPAKLLRAIHTVNTSQPVRRGGQ, encoded by the coding sequence ATGTCACCCGATAGATCCGCAGAGGATGCCTTGACTGACACTGAGTTGCGCGTATCAATTGTTATCCCGGCCTACAACGAGGAAAGTGTCATCCGGCAGTGCCTCATCGCGGCGGTGTACCAGTCGGTTCCGGCGCACGAGATCATCGTGGTGGACAACATGTCCAAGGACCGCACGGCGTCGATCGTCACGCAGATGCAGCAAGAGTATCCGGAGAGCCCCATCATCCTGCTCCGCCAGGACAGGGAACAGGGACTAATCCCTACCCGCAATTTCGGCATGGACAACGCGACCGGGGACATCCTGGGCCGGATCGACGCCGACTCCGTGGTTGAACCTGACTGGGTGGAGCAGGTGCAGAAGGCTTTCGAGGACCTGTCCACGTCGGCCGCCACCGGGCCAGTGGTCTACTACGACATGCCGATGCGACGCTTCGGCCTCAAGGCCGATGACAAAATGCGCCAGCTGATGCTGAAGCTGGCCAAGCACCAGTACCACTTCCTGTTCGGGTCCAACATGGCACTCCGCCGCTCTGCCTGGGAGACCATCCGCAGCGAAACCTGCCGGGACGAAAAGGACGAGATGCACGAGGACATCGACCTGTCCCTGCATCTCGCGGACCACGATCTCAAAGTCCAGTACTGGCCGCAGATGGTCTCCGGGATGTCGGCCCGCCGGCTTGAGGACTCACCCCGCGACTACAGGTATTACGTGACGCGCTTCGACCGCACCTACAAGGCCCACAACGTGAAGAAGATGGCCCTCAAGGCGCCCATGGTGGTGTTCTTCTCGGTGTATTTCCCAGCCAAGCTGCTGCGCGCCATCCACACCGTCAACACCAGCCAGCCTGTCCGCCGCGGCGGCCAGTAA
- a CDS encoding rhomboid family intramembrane serine protease has product MSYGTPAAEPSAQVPVCPRHPDRPSYVSCQRCGRPACPECQRAAAVGFQCVDCVNEARRTTPTARTAYGGAVASGKPAVTYAIIALCALLFVLQWVLPGNAVFRTLAYASVYATPEYGVFQPWRMLTSAFLHSQGFLLHIVLNMYTLWIFGQALEPLLGRIRFLAVYLLSAIGGSVGYLLLTPILPEGGPVGLVGASGAIFGLFGAMLVVQRHRGGETRQLWVLIAINGVIGFMVPQIAWQAHLGGFITGALCAAAIAYAPRGPRRNILQAGGLALVLALLVAASWYRVLVAS; this is encoded by the coding sequence ATGAGCTACGGAACTCCGGCGGCGGAGCCGTCAGCGCAGGTACCGGTGTGCCCCCGGCACCCGGACCGGCCCTCGTATGTCAGCTGCCAGCGTTGCGGGCGGCCGGCATGCCCCGAGTGCCAGCGCGCGGCCGCCGTCGGGTTCCAGTGCGTTGACTGCGTCAACGAAGCAAGGCGTACGACGCCGACAGCACGGACCGCTTACGGCGGTGCCGTTGCGTCCGGCAAGCCTGCGGTGACGTACGCGATCATCGCCTTGTGTGCCCTGCTGTTTGTTCTGCAGTGGGTGCTTCCCGGAAACGCGGTGTTCCGGACCCTCGCCTACGCGTCGGTTTATGCAACGCCCGAGTACGGGGTGTTCCAGCCCTGGCGCATGCTGACCTCGGCGTTTCTGCACTCCCAGGGATTCCTGCTCCACATCGTCCTGAACATGTACACGCTGTGGATTTTCGGCCAGGCGCTCGAACCGCTGCTGGGCCGGATCCGCTTCCTTGCTGTTTACCTGTTGTCCGCCATCGGCGGGTCGGTGGGATACCTTCTTCTGACACCGATCCTGCCCGAGGGCGGCCCCGTGGGCCTGGTTGGCGCTTCCGGCGCGATTTTCGGGCTGTTCGGCGCCATGCTCGTGGTGCAGCGCCACCGTGGCGGTGAGACGAGGCAGCTCTGGGTACTCATCGCAATCAACGGCGTCATCGGCTTCATGGTGCCGCAGATCGCCTGGCAGGCACACCTGGGCGGTTTCATCACGGGCGCCCTGTGCGCAGCCGCCATTGCCTACGCGCCCCGCGGTCCGCGACGCAACATTCTGCAGGCCGGAGGGCTCGCGCTCGTTCTGGCCTTGCTTGTTGCTGCTTCCTGGTACCGTGTGCTCGTGGCGTCCTGA
- a CDS encoding protein kinase domain-containing protein yields MRPTSGITLGGRFQLTTRIAIGGMGEVWKAKDQILGRIVAIKVLKEEYTGDPGFLQRFRAEARHTALLNHVGIANVFDYGEEEGSAYLVMELVPGQPLSSIIEHEQVLSPDRTLSIMAQTARALSVAHAQGLVHRDIKPGNLLIMPDGRVKVTDFGIARLADQVPLTQTGQVMGTAQYLAPEQATGQTATGASDIYSLGVIGYECLTGHRPFSGESQIAIALAQVNDAPPPLPESLPKPVRALLMSMLAKDPKNRPANAIKLAEAAEAIRNGDISAAHAAVPGMLLYEGGTGAMTAPVNIATAPTGVIGSEKNPAAATSALPVLGAAAAGAAAGGAAAAAAGDPDAARTRAGSTLSRADALAAERTWDQEPEQYDNEPEDEPERRKRSPWTWPLIALILLVLFAVVGILLSQAGFLFPGQSPAATTSSTPSRSVSTSATPTPTQTSETPTPTPTPTPTRTTPQAINVIPEAYLGKQFSEVRTELIALGLKVNGKEVFNPATPGTVTDLNPSGPLQAGDTVTVTYSKGPEQIKVPDISTGSSETEVQSAIEKAGLRWQKGADEAGEPGQDAGTFVRSEPDSGREVAAGSVVTYHLSQALIPTPTPTPTPSGSPTGR; encoded by the coding sequence GTGAGGCCTACATCGGGAATCACCCTCGGCGGCAGATTCCAGTTGACCACGCGTATTGCGATCGGCGGCATGGGTGAAGTCTGGAAGGCCAAGGACCAGATCCTGGGCCGGATCGTGGCCATCAAGGTACTCAAAGAGGAGTACACGGGCGACCCCGGATTCCTCCAGCGGTTCCGCGCTGAAGCCCGTCACACCGCCCTCCTCAACCACGTGGGCATCGCCAACGTCTTCGACTACGGCGAGGAGGAAGGCTCCGCCTACCTGGTGATGGAGCTGGTCCCCGGCCAGCCGCTGAGCAGCATCATCGAGCACGAGCAGGTCCTCTCACCTGACCGCACGCTGTCCATCATGGCGCAGACGGCGCGGGCACTGTCCGTGGCCCACGCCCAAGGCCTGGTGCACCGTGACATCAAGCCCGGAAACCTGCTGATCATGCCGGATGGGCGGGTCAAGGTCACCGACTTCGGCATCGCACGCCTCGCGGACCAGGTGCCGCTGACCCAGACCGGCCAGGTCATGGGCACCGCCCAGTACCTCGCCCCCGAACAGGCCACCGGCCAGACCGCCACGGGCGCCTCGGACATCTACTCGCTCGGCGTGATCGGCTATGAGTGCCTCACCGGGCACCGGCCGTTCTCCGGCGAATCCCAGATCGCCATCGCCCTGGCACAGGTCAACGACGCGCCGCCGCCCCTGCCGGAGTCGCTGCCCAAGCCGGTCCGCGCGCTCCTGATGTCCATGCTGGCCAAGGATCCGAAGAACCGCCCGGCCAACGCCATCAAGCTGGCTGAGGCGGCAGAGGCCATCCGCAACGGTGACATCTCTGCTGCCCACGCGGCCGTCCCCGGCATGCTCCTGTACGAAGGCGGCACCGGCGCCATGACGGCACCGGTGAATATCGCCACCGCACCGACCGGCGTGATCGGCTCGGAGAAGAACCCGGCGGCGGCAACCTCCGCTCTGCCTGTGCTTGGCGCAGCGGCCGCGGGTGCTGCCGCCGGCGGGGCAGCGGCTGCAGCCGCCGGAGACCCGGACGCCGCCCGCACGCGGGCGGGGAGCACGCTCTCGCGTGCCGATGCCCTGGCGGCCGAGCGCACTTGGGACCAGGAACCGGAACAGTACGACAACGAACCCGAGGATGAACCCGAGCGGCGGAAACGCAGCCCGTGGACGTGGCCGCTGATCGCCCTGATCCTGCTGGTGCTGTTCGCCGTCGTCGGTATCCTCCTGAGCCAGGCGGGCTTCCTGTTCCCGGGCCAGAGCCCTGCTGCCACCACGTCGAGCACACCCAGCCGCAGCGTGAGCACCAGTGCCACGCCCACGCCTACCCAGACCTCGGAGACGCCGACGCCGACCCCCACACCAACTCCCACGCGGACGACTCCCCAGGCCATCAACGTGATCCCGGAGGCGTACCTCGGCAAGCAGTTCAGCGAGGTCCGCACCGAACTGATCGCTCTCGGCCTCAAGGTTAACGGCAAGGAGGTGTTCAACCCTGCCACTCCCGGCACGGTCACGGACCTCAACCCGTCGGGCCCGCTGCAGGCCGGTGACACCGTCACGGTCACTTACTCCAAGGGCCCGGAACAGATCAAGGTCCCGGACATCAGCACGGGCAGCAGTGAGACCGAAGTTCAGTCAGCCATCGAGAAGGCCGGCCTGCGCTGGCAAAAGGGCGCCGATGAGGCCGGCGAGCCGGGCCAGGACGCCGGAACGTTTGTCCGCTCCGAGCCCGACAGTGGCCGGGAGGTCGCCGCCGGATCGGTCGTGACCTACCACCTGTCCCAGGCGCTGATTCCCACACCCACCCCCACGCCAACTCCAAGCGGCTCGCCGACTGGAAGATAA
- a CDS encoding cell division protein CrgA gives MPESKPRKKPARPAEPVSTEAYKPNPVWFKPVMFGLMIIGLLWIITFYISEGQLPVQAWESWNILAGFGIAIVGFLMTTRWRS, from the coding sequence GTGCCCGAGTCAAAGCCACGTAAGAAGCCTGCCCGCCCGGCCGAGCCCGTTTCCACCGAGGCCTACAAACCGAACCCTGTCTGGTTCAAACCGGTCATGTTCGGCCTGATGATCATCGGCCTGCTCTGGATCATCACCTTCTACATCAGCGAAGGCCAGTTGCCTGTCCAGGCGTGGGAGTCCTGGAACATCCTTGCCGGGTTCGGCATCGCGATCGTGGGCTTCCTGATGACCACGCGCTGGCGCTCCTGA
- a CDS encoding DLW-39 family protein gives MKKLLVIAAAIAGALLYKKKVQESEARKTVWSESTDKVE, from the coding sequence GTGAAGAAGTTGCTGGTTATTGCAGCTGCGATCGCAGGCGCCCTCCTCTACAAGAAAAAAGTGCAGGAATCCGAAGCCCGGAAAACAGTCTGGAGCGAATCAACCGACAAGGTTGAATAG
- the pknB gene encoding Stk1 family PASTA domain-containing Ser/Thr kinase, which translates to MTTPRTPSHREDNIPVTSQRVLNGRYELGELIGRGGMADVHRGLDTRLGRTVAIKLLRPDLARDPQFQARFKREAQAVAALNHPSIVAIYDTGEHTVPGDGHDQVRVPYIVMEFVAGKTLRDLIRASDITIDQAVDYTLGVLSALEYSHKAGIVHRDIKPANVMYCENSDMVKVMDFGIARAVADSSATMTQTQAVVGTAQYLSPEQARGEAVDARSDLYSAGCLLYETLTGRPPFVGESPVSVAYQHVRERPEPPSKFNPDVSEALDSVLEKALQKNRADRFQDAAAFRRALRAAKNGIAVPALSPSEAPTDPNDIPEPHRAPPTEAFSMTGASFLDDAPAGRLRRTRDTDDDESVLPAEAAAVYETTEHDELPLGLPRERARSSLQKSRRRAWITTFVIFTLLVLAGGGLWFYNFLNQPPAEPARIAIPSVEKLSESEALQTLYDAKLRPQIKRVQHDSIAKGTAIGTAPPAGSSLEPNSEVVLNISAGPSAVKIPETLPGRTEAAARDILRQAGLVGAPSTTMANSATVPAGLVITTKPAPGQQVAVGSTVEILVSTGKVAMPELRGMTRAEAEAALKELGLVAIIREVENSQVQPGKVTGQSDPLNSLVEQGKAITVTVATAPAPEPTPTPTPTPSPTKGK; encoded by the coding sequence GTGACCACGCCACGAACTCCGTCACACCGGGAAGACAACATCCCGGTGACCAGTCAGCGCGTCCTGAACGGGCGTTATGAACTCGGGGAACTCATCGGCCGCGGGGGCATGGCCGATGTGCACCGTGGCCTGGATACCCGGCTCGGCCGGACGGTCGCCATCAAGCTGCTCCGCCCCGACCTGGCCCGGGACCCCCAGTTCCAGGCCAGGTTCAAGCGCGAGGCGCAGGCCGTCGCAGCCCTGAACCATCCGTCGATCGTCGCCATTTACGACACGGGCGAGCACACCGTGCCGGGCGACGGGCACGACCAGGTCCGGGTCCCCTACATCGTCATGGAGTTCGTGGCCGGCAAGACCCTCCGGGACCTGATTAGGGCCAGTGATATCACCATTGACCAGGCGGTGGACTACACCCTGGGGGTCCTGTCTGCACTGGAATACAGCCACAAGGCCGGAATCGTGCACCGGGACATCAAGCCGGCGAATGTGATGTACTGCGAGAACTCGGACATGGTCAAGGTCATGGACTTCGGCATTGCCCGCGCCGTCGCCGATTCCTCCGCGACGATGACCCAGACCCAGGCCGTGGTGGGCACCGCCCAGTACCTCTCGCCGGAGCAGGCGCGCGGCGAAGCCGTGGATGCCCGCAGCGACCTGTACTCGGCAGGTTGCCTGCTGTACGAAACACTGACGGGCCGCCCGCCGTTCGTGGGTGAAAGCCCGGTGTCCGTGGCCTACCAGCATGTCCGCGAGAGGCCCGAGCCGCCGAGCAAATTCAATCCGGATGTCTCCGAGGCGCTGGACAGCGTGCTGGAAAAGGCGCTGCAGAAGAACCGTGCGGACCGTTTCCAGGACGCCGCCGCTTTCCGCCGTGCGCTGCGGGCCGCGAAGAACGGAATCGCTGTTCCGGCATTGTCGCCCAGCGAAGCACCGACGGACCCGAACGACATTCCCGAGCCGCACCGCGCGCCACCCACGGAAGCGTTTTCCATGACTGGAGCGAGCTTCCTCGACGACGCTCCCGCTGGACGCCTGCGCCGCACCCGGGACACTGACGATGATGAATCCGTGCTGCCCGCCGAAGCCGCGGCGGTCTACGAGACGACCGAGCACGATGAACTTCCGCTGGGGCTTCCCCGCGAACGGGCGCGATCGAGCCTACAAAAGTCCCGCCGTCGGGCCTGGATCACGACGTTCGTGATCTTTACCCTCCTGGTGCTGGCCGGCGGCGGCCTGTGGTTCTACAACTTCCTCAACCAGCCGCCCGCCGAACCGGCGCGCATCGCCATTCCCTCGGTGGAGAAGCTTTCCGAATCAGAGGCGCTGCAGACACTCTATGACGCCAAGCTGCGGCCACAGATCAAGCGGGTGCAGCACGACTCGATCGCCAAGGGCACTGCCATTGGCACCGCACCTCCGGCAGGATCGTCGCTGGAACCGAACTCGGAAGTGGTCCTGAACATCTCGGCGGGGCCCAGTGCCGTCAAGATCCCGGAGACGCTGCCGGGACGGACGGAGGCCGCGGCCCGCGACATTCTGCGGCAGGCGGGACTTGTGGGCGCGCCGTCCACCACCATGGCCAACAGCGCCACTGTTCCGGCCGGCCTGGTGATCACCACCAAGCCGGCGCCGGGCCAGCAGGTGGCGGTGGGGAGCACCGTCGAGATCCTGGTGTCCACGGGCAAGGTGGCCATGCCGGAGCTTCGTGGCATGACCCGCGCCGAGGCCGAGGCAGCGCTCAAGGAACTCGGCCTGGTTGCCATCATCCGTGAGGTGGAGAACTCCCAAGTCCAGCCCGGCAAGGTGACCGGCCAGAGCGATCCGCTCAACTCGCTGGTGGAACAGGGCAAGGCCATCACCGTAACGGTGGCCACGGCCCCGGCTCCGGAGCCCACACCCACCCCGACGCCGACGCCGAGCCCCACCAAGGGCAAGTAG
- a CDS encoding DUF3566 domain-containing protein — protein sequence MSNPDSFPKPSSNGPGGMRQPASAPRVNAPVRPQQSPATPSGLPGQPPAGAGQRPAPAGQRPQGQRPAAPAQRPAAPGQRPQAAQGAPGLVKPAPKAKVRRARLLVSKVDPWSVLKMAFLLSVALGIVTVVAAIVLWTVLDLTGIFDQVDSLLGTLAGSEGGGFELKKVASLGQVASFATIIAVVNVVLLTALSMLSAVLYNISATLVGGIGVTLTDD from the coding sequence GTGAGCAATCCCGACTCATTTCCCAAGCCGAGCAGTAATGGTCCCGGCGGGATGCGTCAGCCGGCATCCGCTCCCCGGGTGAATGCCCCGGTGCGTCCCCAGCAGAGCCCGGCCACGCCGTCGGGCCTGCCCGGCCAGCCTCCCGCAGGTGCGGGACAGCGCCCGGCGCCCGCAGGGCAGCGCCCGCAGGGCCAGCGGCCGGCCGCGCCGGCACAGCGCCCGGCAGCCCCCGGGCAGCGGCCCCAGGCCGCGCAGGGTGCGCCAGGGCTGGTCAAGCCCGCTCCCAAGGCCAAGGTGCGCCGTGCCCGGCTCCTGGTCAGCAAGGTTGACCCCTGGTCTGTCCTGAAAATGGCGTTCCTGCTGTCCGTCGCGCTCGGCATCGTCACCGTGGTGGCTGCCATTGTGCTGTGGACCGTGCTGGACCTGACCGGCATCTTCGACCAGGTGGATAGCCTGTTGGGAACGCTCGCCGGTTCCGAGGGCGGTGGCTTCGAACTGAAGAAGGTCGCCTCGCTCGGCCAGGTGGCATCGTTCGCGACGATCATCGCCGTTGTGAACGTGGTGCTGCTGACCGCCCTGTCCATGCTGTCAGCCGTGCTGTACAACATTTCGGCTACCCTCGTTGGCGGCATCGGCGTTACCCTTACGGACGACTAA
- a CDS encoding carboxymuconolactone decarboxylase family protein, which translates to MSTHSHIFLDKHHPATWRALNGLGLKAKEAMIEAGLDAKLIELLNVRISQINGCAYCLDMHVTDAVKGGESAQRLAVLPAWRDTAVFEDHERAALALAESVTVLPDARTRDLEDAYAREHLTDQQYSAVSWLAIAMNAFNRVSITSQHPVRPEKG; encoded by the coding sequence GTGAGTACCCACAGCCACATCTTCCTGGACAAACACCACCCCGCAACCTGGCGGGCGCTGAATGGGCTGGGGCTAAAGGCCAAGGAAGCGATGATTGAGGCCGGCCTGGACGCGAAACTCATCGAACTGCTCAATGTCCGGATATCGCAGATCAACGGCTGCGCTTATTGCCTCGACATGCACGTCACGGATGCAGTCAAGGGCGGCGAATCCGCTCAGCGCCTGGCCGTCTTGCCAGCCTGGCGGGACACTGCGGTGTTCGAGGACCACGAGCGTGCCGCGCTGGCCCTGGCCGAGAGTGTCACGGTTCTTCCGGACGCCCGCACGCGCGATCTGGAAGATGCCTACGCGCGGGAGCACCTCACCGACCAGCAGTATTCAGCGGTGAGCTGGCTCGCCATTGCGATGAACGCCTTCAACCGCGTTTCCATTACCAGCCAGCATCCGGTCCGGCCTGAAAAGGGCTGA
- a CDS encoding peptidylprolyl isomerase: MTASATAKATIHTSLGDIVVNLFGNHAPKTVKNFIGLATGEQAWTHPETGEDKTGTPLYNGTIFHRIIKDFMIQAGDPLGRGTGGPGYRFDDEIHPELNFSAPYKLAMANAGIQMGKGTNGSQFFITTIPTDWLQGKHSIFGEVADEESKKVVDAIEGVRTGMGDRPVEDVTINSIDIEQL, encoded by the coding sequence ATGACTGCCTCAGCAACTGCAAAAGCAACCATCCACACCAGCCTCGGCGACATCGTCGTGAACCTCTTCGGCAATCACGCGCCCAAGACTGTTAAGAACTTCATTGGACTGGCCACCGGCGAACAGGCCTGGACCCACCCGGAAACCGGCGAGGACAAGACGGGCACGCCGCTCTACAACGGCACCATCTTCCACCGCATCATCAAGGACTTCATGATCCAGGCCGGCGACCCGCTGGGCCGCGGCACCGGCGGACCGGGCTACCGCTTCGATGACGAGATCCACCCGGAGCTGAACTTCAGCGCACCCTACAAGCTGGCCATGGCCAACGCCGGTATCCAGATGGGCAAGGGAACCAACGGTTCTCAGTTCTTCATCACCACCATCCCCACCGACTGGCTGCAGGGCAAGCACAGCATCTTCGGCGAAGTTGCCGATGAGGAGTCCAAGAAGGTTGTGGACGCCATTGAAGGTGTCCGCACCGGCATGGGCGACCGCCCGGTTGAAGATGTGACCATCAACAGCATCGACATCGAGCAGCTCTAG
- a CDS encoding DNA-3-methyladenine glycosylase I — translation MTAEGIIIGEDGLARPLWASTDPLLREYYDTEWGLPVRDEQGLYERISLEAFQAGLSWATILRKRPAFRAAFDNFHPETVAAFTEADVERLLQDPGIVRNRLKIRAAITNARATIALRDEGGLVDFVWKFQPTSTPAPTTYADVPTTSPESIALSKALRKKGFAFVGPTTMFALMEAIGMVDTHLVDSHRRGTSGVWA, via the coding sequence ATGACCGCAGAAGGCATCATCATCGGCGAGGATGGCCTGGCCCGTCCGCTGTGGGCGTCCACGGACCCCCTTCTGCGCGAGTATTACGACACTGAATGGGGCCTGCCCGTCAGGGACGAGCAGGGCCTTTACGAGCGCATCAGCCTCGAGGCCTTCCAGGCGGGCCTGTCGTGGGCAACGATCCTGCGCAAACGCCCTGCCTTCCGTGCGGCCTTCGACAATTTCCATCCCGAAACCGTGGCCGCCTTTACCGAGGCCGACGTCGAGCGACTCCTTCAGGACCCCGGCATCGTGCGCAACCGCCTCAAGATCCGGGCCGCAATCACCAATGCCCGGGCCACCATCGCGCTGCGGGACGAGGGCGGGCTCGTTGATTTTGTCTGGAAGTTCCAGCCAACTTCCACCCCTGCCCCCACCACATACGCGGACGTGCCCACCACGTCTCCTGAGTCCATCGCTCTTTCCAAGGCGCTGAGGAAGAAGGGCTTCGCCTTCGTGGGGCCAACTACCATGTTCGCCCTGATGGAAGCCATCGGCATGGTGGACACACATCTTGTGGACAGCCACCGCCGGGGAACCTCAGGCGTCTGGGCCTAA
- a CDS encoding class E sortase, which yields MVVQEKVTATAKPATGVVILRKAVQIFGELLITAGIVLLLFVAWQLWWTNVESDAKQSAAVKDFARDLGGPVTPAPTAAPTGGTAAAGPKDYGAPVVGEAPGHGGTIGIVYIPRFGENYTRPIVEGTSGDVLDTLGLGHYGNTSMPGAVGNFAVAGHRQTHGAVLDNIHTLVPGDKIYVQTRDGYYVYVFRNNRIVMPTEADVLLPVPNQPGVRPTERLLTMTSCNPRFGSEERIIAYSVLDHWQPASAGPPAEIAAQVARARGEG from the coding sequence GTGGTAGTGCAGGAGAAGGTGACGGCCACCGCCAAGCCGGCAACCGGCGTCGTAATCCTGCGGAAGGCCGTCCAGATCTTCGGCGAGCTGCTCATCACCGCCGGCATAGTGTTGCTCCTGTTTGTCGCGTGGCAGCTCTGGTGGACCAACGTGGAGTCCGACGCCAAGCAAAGCGCCGCGGTCAAGGACTTTGCCCGGGATCTGGGCGGACCCGTGACCCCCGCGCCCACCGCGGCTCCGACCGGCGGCACGGCCGCTGCCGGCCCGAAGGACTACGGAGCGCCCGTTGTAGGAGAGGCTCCCGGGCACGGCGGCACCATCGGGATCGTGTACATCCCCCGGTTCGGCGAGAACTACACCCGGCCCATCGTCGAAGGCACCAGCGGGGACGTCCTGGACACCCTTGGCCTCGGCCACTACGGCAACACCTCCATGCCCGGGGCCGTGGGCAACTTCGCGGTGGCCGGCCACCGCCAGACGCACGGCGCAGTGCTGGACAATATCCACACGTTGGTGCCCGGGGACAAGATCTACGTCCAGACCCGGGACGGCTACTACGTCTACGTCTTCCGCAACAACCGCATCGTCATGCCGACCGAAGCTGATGTCCTCCTGCCGGTGCCCAACCAGCCCGGAGTGCGCCCCACCGAAAGACTTCTCACCATGACCAGTTGCAATCCCCGCTTCGGATCCGAGGAACGGATCATCGCGTACTCGGTGCTGGACCACTGGCAGCCAGCCTCGGCGGGGCCCCCCGCCGAGATCGCAGCCCAGGTGGCACGCGCACGAGGGGAAGGCTAG